The genomic DNA AAAGAGGGATGTGGGACTGGGATGGAGGGGGATGTAGGGGTCAAGGAACTTTTGTGGGGAGCAAGGGTGCAGGGAAGTGAAAGGGAAGCACACAGGATGTGGAGAAACACCTTTTCATTGCACCTGGGCACCGggaccagcagcaggagatgtgCTGAGTGGGGAGACCCTCAGAGCAGGGTACAGTCATTCTTACGTGTGACCTTGGAAGCGGCCCGGATGACCCCAAATTTCTGCTGGCTGTACGGGGGGTAGCGCGGGGCGTTGAGGGGCTCCCAGCCCATCCCGCGCTTCAGGCACCCACGGTGGTGGGAGAAGGTGTCAAAGCTGAATTTCCCGTGGTGCATTCCCAGGCCGCTGTTCCCTGGAATACACAGCACAAGGCCCTGGTGTGTAGCTGGATCTGGCCATCCTTTGGGTCAAAGAACCCCAAATtgagctcccagctctgtaAAAGTGGCACCATGACTTCATCCAGCTGCTTTCCAAGCCATAGATGAGCTTCCCAATAATGTGACCCAAAGAGGACCACGGAGGTGACCTAGTGCACACCCAAGTGGATGTTTGGAGTGGGAAAATTAGTCTGGGAAGTCTGGGAAGTGGAGAGATTCCCAAAACCCTCTTATCAGTGGATTTTACCGTTTCAATTAACATATTTAGCAGCTGGAAGGGTGTCACTGATGAGGTGACCACAGCAACAAGATGCTCCCACCAGATGACCTTCCCTGCCACAGGAATACCCTCCAAAAGACATCCCATGCATGCtggatccagccctgctgcaagGGGGCCAGGCTGCAGGGGTGGAGAGGCAAAATGACCAAGATGCTTTTGGTGAGGTGGGACCCAGCATCGTGGATGAATGTTGGGAGGTGGAAACTGGCTGGCCAGGAACAAGCACAGGAAAGCCAGGCAGGCTggcaaaaaataacaaaatccaCACATCATTTGATAACAGATGGGATAAAATCCCATGAGTCAGCCCGAGACAGTCCTGATAAAATGGTAATCGTGGTTGGGGTGATATGCTGGGTTCAGTACTTTACacatcagcagctccagggaggtcACTGATGCCTCCTGGCCAGCTGagtgggaagagaggaaaaaaggtggaaaagagGAGCTGGTAGTGGAGGTTATCCCATAAAAAGTGGGTGTCTCcatcatggaatcccagaatagtttgagttggaaaggatcttaaagatTATCCAGTtccaccctcctgccctgggcagggacaccttccactagaccgGGTTGCTTCAAGCCCTGATTCCCTATGTTTTAAGCAAGACATTTCTGTGGATCCAGGGAACACAGAGCTTGGGATGGGGAGTACAGAGAGGAAGAACCTCAGGGTGCTCCATAGGTGTCCAGCAAAGCCCAAGAGCCTAAGGTGAAGCAAAGGGCTTCTGGAGGAGAATTACCCTATGGACTACCGAGCCCTGTGGAGCTGAGAGTTCCTCCCGAGACCCTTCCTGACCGTGGGTGGGATCACACCTGGCTCCCAATGGCCAGGACTGGGGATTTAATACTTACCAATGCCTCCAAATGGCAGCGAGGTCAGTGTCACATGCGTCAGGGTGTCATTGCCACAGAAGCCACCACTGCTTGTCCGCTCCAGGACCTGGTTCACCACCTGAGATTGACACAAAGAAGATGGGACATGGGTCTCCTACTCCATTCCCCTACTTCCAGACACAATCCAAGCCCCCTAACTAGGGCTCTGTGCTGTAAGGGAAACACTTGGAGCACAAACGTTGCTGGATACAGCTGCCAAGGAGCACTGGGCAGGTGTAGTCCTGCCTTGGCTCTACCTTGTCATCAGAGGAGAAGGCGTAGAGGGCCAGGGGCCGCTCCCGGCTGTTGATGAAGTCAATGGCTTCATCCATGTTGGCGATGACCACGATGGGCAGGATGGGCCCGAAGATCTCCTCCTGCATGATGGGATCCGAGGGCTGCACATCCACCAGCactgtgggagctgcagagaggaaacCCAACAGCAtcagccaggcacagaggtCAGAGAAGAAACTTTGGTTGTCCCCCCAGGACCCATCTCCTGTACAAAAGGCCGCCTTCCTGGCCAAGCGCCCAGTTCCTGTTATAATCTTCTCCAAACCTGAAATGCACTCcatccagggatggagatgtGAGTGACCCCCAAGCCTCACCGATGTAGCGCTCTGCCTCGTCCGTCTGTCCCCCGATGACCACGCGCCCGCTGCCCAGCAGTCTCTGCACCCGCTGGAACTGCTTGTCACTCACAATGCGGCCAAAATCCGGGGATTCTCGGGGGTTGGGGCCATAGAAATCATCAACGGCCTTAcgcagggctgggatgagctTCTCCTGCATCTCTATGGTGCAGAGCAGGTAGTCGGGCGCGATGCAGGTCTGCCCCGCGTTGAAGAAGCGGCCCCAGGCCACGCGCCGCGCCACGTTGGTCACGTCACAGGTGTCAGACACGTAGCAGGGGTTCTTGCCCCCCAGCTCCAGCGTCACTGGTGTCAGGTGCTTGGCAGCGGCCGTCATCACAATCCGCCCCACTGGGGGgctgcctgcaggcagggaaaacGTGGATTGAGGTGGGAATCCCACCGGCCATCTGGGATGTGGCACTGAGTCCTGCCAGACCTCAGAAGCACGTCCCAGATCCTCCAACAGATCCTGGCACACATCTCTAATCCAATCCCTGCCTTCTTAGCATGGATGTCTGGAGGGAATCCATCTTCCTTCTCACACAAAATccacacagggctctgctctgtcccATGGGACGTACCAGTGAAGAAGATGAAGTCAAATTTGTTCTCCAGCAGCCTGGTGGTCTCTGACACACCACCGGTCACCACAGCAAAGCAGTCCTGCAAGGAAATGAGAAAGGCCCTCTCCTGTCACCGTTTGTCCCCACCAATAGAATCCTGGGAGGCTGAGACACTGGCTGGGCATGGAGGAAGGAAGTTTGACAGTATGTGGAATCAGAGGTGGTGTGTGAGGCAGGCACAGAGCACGGTTCTGTGTCTGCAGGGGTGCCCCAGCCATGCCCCAAGGAATGGGGAAGAGTGTCCCACCTTATCCAGGTAGCTAGGCAGCGCTTCTGCCACGATTCTTTCTGTCTTCTTGGATACCTCCGAGGGTTTGACAAGGACACAGTTCCCTGGGGAAGACAGACAGGATGTTGGAGCTGTGACATGGTGACAGCCAGCTCTTCTATGGACAAGGTACCCTCACCGGTGCTCGGCACTGCTGGGATCCTCCAGGCTAGGGGACTGGGAGTTTGAGCTCACCCGCAGCGATGGCCCCGATGAGGGGCACCAGGCAGAGGTGGATGGGGTAGTTCCAGGGCGCTATAATGAGCACCACCCCATAGGGGTCCTTGCGGATGAAGGCAGAGTCCAGCTGCATTGCCTGTGAGACACCCACCACGTCAGCTCCCACCCTGCACCATcccacccagctctgcctcccatcctctctctcctcttccctctcaccAGGTTCTTGTCCACATGCTCATCCTTCATCCAGCGGGACAGGTTGTTCAGGGTCTCATGGAGCTCGTTCTTGCACAGGAAGATCTCAGATAATTCGGCTTCAAAGGGTGGCTGCAGATACCAATGATGCAACATGTCACCTTGGCATGTCCTGCAGCCCTTATCCCGACACTCCATAGTGTTTTGCCCAGGATTTGGAGACTGCAGCCCTCTTTATCCCATGCTGGATTTCAATCCCTAAGGGTATTGAGTCCCCCCTGTGTCCGGACATGGTTTTTTAAGCATTGATTGCttaaaaatagggaaaaatatGCAGATCCCATTCATCCAGACAACAGAAAGAATGGAGAGGGTGTCCGAAGGGACTAGGTTGGAGGAGATGGTGAGCCCTAACACCTACATGGTGTTATtaaggctgtggctgcagagccaggaaatCCAGGCTTGGGGAGTCGCAGCCTGGgtgagccctgcaggagggaagggggtgACATCGGGTGGGAAGttcagggcagggagcagggacagaaatcGGGTTAACCTGCCCAGGTAGAGGGAACCTGAGGCTGGTGGGTGTGGGAATGGCTATCCATGTCAAggggctccccacagccccctctGTCtatggcagagcagggaaggactCTGGAGGATGGTGACTGGGATATGCTTCACCTTGGTCTCCCAAATCCAGAGGCCGTGAGCCCgggacagagcccaggcagggctggagaaccCGATGAGAGGAGGACAAAGCAcccccagctgggctgtgggagcccctcagctcctctggccACCAAGTTCCTGTCCCCTCTCACCTTGCCCAAGTCAGAGGCAGTGGCCTCTAGGATCTCCTGCTTCTTGTCATCCAGGAAGTGTCCCAGAGCCTCCAGCTGGGCCATGCGGTATTCCATGGGCCGAGTCTTCCCCGAAAGCCAGGATGCCCGCAGGTGGCTCACCAGCCCTGCAAAGGGATTCCTGCTGAGGAGACAGGGCTGTTAGAGGGACACCAGCcccattccagctcctcagggctctgcatccccccagcccagcatccAACTGCCACTCCAGAGAGAGGATGGAGCAGCGGGACCCCTCCTGccatccctctgtccccccaCACTCTCACCTCGTGACATCACCATCCACATTCAAGCTCCCACCATCACCCTCGGGGGCTCTCCTGGCCTCGCTCTCAGGGAGCTGCGGGACAACCATTCCGGTCTCCATGCTCCCACAGGCGTGGTGCGGGATGTTTGCGCTGGGCTTGGCAACCACAGCTTCCCTCTTCTCGGCTGACACGGTGGCTGCCAgcttcctgccctgccccttggCCGCCTGCCCTGACCCTTGGCCGCCTGCTCTGACCTTtggctccctgccctgccaaaCGTCACTGCTGGCTCCATTCCAGCTAAAACTGCTTGGGATGGGAAATGCCCCCACAACCCTCCCAGCACCCCGCAAACCAGAAGAGGGAGGCACAAAGAGAGGCTGGGAGAGAGTTTTATGCAGTCTTTACTATAGGCAGAGTTACAGGGAGCAAAGAGCAACagcaaggagggagagaggTTCATTCCAAAGGAAATGTCCgtgtgaggggacagggctgaTGGGAGCGCTTCTCCACCAGAAAGGTTTGGAGTGAGAAAAGGTTTCTGGTTGTTTCAACTGTGTCCTGGAAAATGGTTCGGAGTAGAGGCCACAAGGCGATGTCCATCCCAGCTGTCCAACATGCTCCAGAGAGGCAAAGGACATGTGAGGAAGTGTAATGAAAAGGGAGAGGGGGACAATCCCAGTTCTCCATGCTGACTCTGTGGCATCCTCAGAGCAGGAGATGgcaggctcagagcagggtgCAGGTGCCCCTGCGCTTCACCTCAAAGGTGGTGGTGAGGAGCCCCAACTTCTGCTGGGTGTAGGGGGGGTAGCGTGGGGTGTTGAGCGTCTCCAGCCCCATGTTCCGGTGCAGGCAGCCACGGTGGTGGGAGAAGGTGTCAAAGGTGAACTTCCCATGGTATTTTCCCAAGCCACTGTTCCCTGCAACACACAGGACAGGTCCATGCTTAGGACAGGACTCTGCCCCTGATGATGCCTTCTCCAAGCaacaaaacaagggaaaaagacACCTACAGGATTTTCTGAGCAGCACCAACATGGTGGAGGAATTCCATTTTTCCAGTGCCTCCTCCAGGTATATGGATGCTCAGTCCAGCCaagcctgctgcagctcagcagtttGGAGATGGGTAAAAAGGAGACACTGGGGCCTCCATTCATCTGCACAAGCATTGCTGGGTTCTGCAATCTTGATTTCCCTCCATGATGCTCCCCTGTATCTCCCCATGGTTGGAGCTGTTCAACCTTTTTTTCAGAACTCTAAAAACCTGTAGCCGCATTGGCTACACCAGTTCTCTCAGTTCCTGTGGCTGGTTTAACTGGAGGTTAACAGTGACTTCCCTTGGAAGCTTTGGGGCCATCTCACCCCAATGACTTCAGCCCCTTCACCTGCTCTAAAGTGGCTTTACCTGATAATTGAAGGTAGTTGGTCTGATTCATTCCCAATTAAGATAAGTTACAGAATGAGAAGTACAAAAAATTGTTCCCTAAGCCACAGGCAGGTGAGGAATTAATTGTCTGGGTGTTTCATTATGTCTGACTCATGTGCCAGCCCCGACAGAGATGCTGAGCAAGGGTAGCACCAAATAAAAGGACTTAtcccagaaatattttgggaagAGATCAAGACATGGGGAAGTATTCTGGGAAACAACATTCCTCTATTCCTGTATCCCTGGACCATGCTGCACCCACAGCCTAGGGCTGAGCAGCCTCACTTTTCacctgagaaaacaaaaactggTGCCTCTGGACACCAAAAATTTCTTCTCCAATGAGGATCTCCAAGACCTTGTAACAGGTTCTCAGGTTTTCATAAGTGTTTTGTTCCTACTATTTTGTACTAAAAGTTGGAATGAAGGTACAACCTGGCTCCCGAGGGACATTAGGgatccagcccagcaccacaCAGGCTGCAGAAGGAAACTCACATTCCTCACCATGGCTCAGGCCATGGATCACACCTGGCTCCCAATGGCCAGGACTGGGGATTTTGGACCTACCAATGCCTCCAAATGGCAGCGAGGTCAGTGTCACATGCATCAGGGTGTCATTGCCACAGAAACCACCACTGCTCGTCCGCTCCAGGACCTGGTTCACTAtctgggagggagcagagaaggTAGATGAGGAGCTTGCACTTGGC from Sylvia atricapilla isolate bSylAtr1 chromosome 6, bSylAtr1.pri, whole genome shotgun sequence includes the following:
- the LOC136362298 gene encoding aldehyde dehydrogenase family 3 member B1-like isoform X2; its protein translation is METGMVVPQLPESEARRAPEGDGGSLNVDGDVTRNPFAGLVSHLRASWLSGKTRPMEYRMAQLEALGHFLDDKKQEILEATASDLGKPPFEAELSEIFLCKNELHETLNNLSRWMKDEHVDKNLAMQLDSAFIRKDPYGVVLIIAPWNYPIHLCLVPLIGAIAAGNCVLVKPSEVSKKTERIVAEALPSYLDKDCFAVVTGGVSETTRLLENKFDFIFFTGSPPVGRIVMTAAAKHLTPVTLELGGKNPCYVSDTCDVTNVARRVAWGRFFNAGQTCIAPDYLLCTIEMQEKLIPALRKAVDDFYGPNPRESPDFGRIVSDKQFQRVQRLLGSGRVVIGGQTDEAERYIAPTVLVDVQPSDPIMQEEIFGPILPIVVIANMDEAIDFINSRERPLALYAFSSDDKVVNQVLERTSSGGFCGNDTLTHVTLTSLPFGGIGNSGLGMHHGKFSFDTFSHHRGCLKRGMGWEPLNAPRYPPYSQQKFGVIRAASKVTRKNDCTLL
- the LOC136362298 gene encoding aldehyde dehydrogenase family 3 member B1-like isoform X1, whose amino-acid sequence is METGMVVPQLPESEARRAPEGDGGSLNVDGDVTSRNPFAGLVSHLRASWLSGKTRPMEYRMAQLEALGHFLDDKKQEILEATASDLGKPPFEAELSEIFLCKNELHETLNNLSRWMKDEHVDKNLAMQLDSAFIRKDPYGVVLIIAPWNYPIHLCLVPLIGAIAAGNCVLVKPSEVSKKTERIVAEALPSYLDKDCFAVVTGGVSETTRLLENKFDFIFFTGSPPVGRIVMTAAAKHLTPVTLELGGKNPCYVSDTCDVTNVARRVAWGRFFNAGQTCIAPDYLLCTIEMQEKLIPALRKAVDDFYGPNPRESPDFGRIVSDKQFQRVQRLLGSGRVVIGGQTDEAERYIAPTVLVDVQPSDPIMQEEIFGPILPIVVIANMDEAIDFINSRERPLALYAFSSDDKVVNQVLERTSSGGFCGNDTLTHVTLTSLPFGGIGNSGLGMHHGKFSFDTFSHHRGCLKRGMGWEPLNAPRYPPYSQQKFGVIRAASKVTRKNDCTLL